In Pelagicoccus sp. SDUM812003, the following are encoded in one genomic region:
- a CDS encoding NUDIX hydrolase yields the protein MQYKISVLVFLKNSQGQFLLIERTKAPNDGLWSPVGGKLEMPLGESPFECAIRETREETGHAISEKDLHLFCMAAEKAYEGKGHWLMFLFDCSKPLDVLPASIDEGKFAFFSREEIDSLPIPDTDRQGLWDIYDRYHDRFVALKVDCQPGKPLEFEIEGLIPSE from the coding sequence ATGCAATACAAAATCAGCGTCCTAGTATTCCTAAAGAACTCGCAGGGGCAATTCCTGCTCATCGAGCGAACCAAAGCCCCGAACGACGGGCTATGGAGCCCGGTCGGGGGCAAACTGGAAATGCCGCTCGGCGAGTCCCCCTTCGAATGCGCCATCCGCGAAACCCGCGAAGAGACAGGCCATGCCATCAGCGAGAAGGACCTGCACCTGTTCTGCATGGCCGCCGAAAAGGCCTACGAGGGCAAGGGGCACTGGCTAATGTTTCTTTTCGACTGCTCCAAGCCGCTGGACGTCCTGCCCGCCTCCATCGATGAGGGAAAATTCGCCTTTTTCTCTCGCGAGGAGATCGACTCTCTCCCGATTCCCGACACCGACCGCCAGGGCCTTTGGGACATCTACGACCGCTACCACGACCGATTCGTGGCCCTGAAAGTCGACTGTCAGCCCGGAAAACCGCTGGAGTTCGAAATTGAAGGATTGATACCCAGCGAATAA